One Paenibacillus urinalis DNA segment encodes these proteins:
- a CDS encoding heavy metal translocating P-type ATPase: MEAQLQKVRKELILDGLDCANCAMKIENGVKKIDGVSTCSVNFVTKTLTLETEEGREESIVSKAKEKVKTLEPHIRVIEKGKSSSRSSSKDTEEHQNHEDAHHHSHDHGNENTKRMLIRLIIGALIAAGAWFSSFSGYIEFSLFALAYIIIGGDIVFRAVKNLFRGQVFDENFLMTIATVGAFAIQEYPEGVAVMLFYQVGEMFQSIAVNRSRKSISSLLDIRPDYANLKIGNEIERVSPEEVKIGDIILVKPGERVPLDGKVIDGVSAMDTSALTGESVPREVEPGHDVLSGFINKNGVLTVEVAKEFSESTVSKILDLVQNASSKKAPTENFITKFARYYTPVVVIIAVLLAVVPPLIITGATFSEWIYRALIFLVISCPCALVVSIPLGFFGGIGAASKNGVLVKGSNYLEALNDVKYVVFDKTGTLTKGAFTVTNIQPKGEISKEQLLRYAAYAEAHSTHPIAESIRTAYGESINENELEDYNEISGHGIKVKIDGKEVLAGNAKLMNQEHIRYDQPADFGTIVHLSINKEYAGYIVISDEVKEDSLEAIQSLKELGIKKTVMLTGDSKTVGEAVGRQLGLDQVYAELLPQNKVEEIEKLDQEKTSKEKIVFVGDGINDTPVLARADVGIAMGGLGSDAAIEAADIVIMTDEPSKITTAIRIAKRTRKIVWQNIIFALGVKAVFLLLGAFGIATMWEAVFSDVGVTLLAVLNAVRVMKSS; the protein is encoded by the coding sequence ATGGAAGCACAGCTACAGAAGGTTAGAAAAGAGTTAATATTAGATGGATTAGACTGCGCGAACTGTGCTATGAAGATTGAGAACGGCGTTAAGAAAATTGATGGAGTTAGTACCTGTTCAGTAAATTTCGTAACTAAAACTTTAACTTTAGAGACTGAAGAGGGAAGAGAAGAAAGTATTGTATCAAAAGCAAAAGAAAAGGTGAAGACATTAGAGCCTCATATACGCGTAATTGAAAAAGGTAAATCTTCATCAAGAAGTAGCTCCAAAGATACAGAAGAACATCAAAATCATGAAGATGCTCACCATCATTCCCACGACCATGGAAATGAGAACACAAAACGTATGTTAATCCGGTTAATTATTGGTGCCCTTATTGCTGCTGGTGCTTGGTTCTCTTCTTTTTCGGGCTATATAGAGTTCTCGCTGTTTGCATTAGCTTATATCATTATCGGTGGCGACATTGTATTCAGAGCAGTCAAAAATCTTTTTAGGGGTCAAGTTTTTGATGAAAACTTTTTGATGACCATTGCAACGGTGGGCGCTTTTGCAATTCAAGAGTATCCCGAGGGTGTAGCCGTCATGTTATTTTATCAAGTTGGTGAGATGTTCCAAAGCATCGCCGTAAATCGTTCTAGAAAATCGATCAGCTCACTCCTGGATATTCGCCCAGACTATGCAAATTTAAAAATAGGTAACGAGATAGAACGTGTATCTCCTGAAGAAGTGAAGATCGGAGATATCATTTTGGTAAAGCCTGGTGAAAGGGTTCCTTTAGATGGCAAAGTCATTGACGGTGTATCTGCTATGGATACCTCTGCTCTAACCGGAGAATCTGTTCCAAGAGAAGTGGAGCCAGGTCATGATGTGCTCAGTGGCTTTATAAATAAAAATGGTGTATTAACCGTGGAGGTAGCTAAGGAATTTAGTGAATCTACTGTATCAAAAATTCTGGATTTGGTTCAGAATGCGAGCAGTAAAAAAGCTCCAACAGAGAATTTCATCACAAAATTTGCCCGCTATTATACTCCAGTAGTAGTGATCATTGCTGTGCTTCTTGCTGTGGTTCCTCCTCTTATTATAACTGGAGCTACTTTCTCAGAATGGATATACCGTGCACTTATATTTTTAGTTATCTCTTGTCCGTGTGCATTAGTGGTCTCTATTCCACTTGGCTTCTTTGGAGGGATTGGAGCAGCCTCAAAAAATGGAGTGTTGGTTAAAGGAAGTAACTATCTGGAGGCCCTTAATGATGTGAAATATGTCGTCTTTGATAAGACCGGAACACTGACAAAGGGAGCATTTACCGTTACAAACATTCAACCTAAAGGGGAGATTTCTAAAGAGCAGCTTTTAAGGTATGCTGCTTATGCAGAAGCTCACTCAACTCATCCCATCGCCGAATCTATTCGAACTGCCTATGGTGAAAGTATAAATGAGAATGAGTTAGAGGATTATAATGAGATTTCAGGGCATGGTATCAAGGTAAAGATTGATGGAAAAGAAGTACTTGCTGGTAATGCAAAACTAATGAATCAAGAACATATTCGTTATGATCAACCAGCTGACTTTGGAACAATAGTACATCTGAGCATTAATAAGGAATATGCAGGGTATATCGTCATTTCTGATGAAGTGAAAGAAGATTCCTTAGAAGCCATTCAATCATTGAAGGAGCTTGGAATCAAAAAGACAGTCATGCTCACCGGAGATTCTAAAACGGTAGGAGAAGCGGTTGGGCGCCAACTTGGATTAGACCAGGTGTACGCAGAGTTACTCCCACAGAACAAAGTAGAAGAAATAGAAAAATTAGATCAAGAAAAGACATCTAAAGAGAAAATTGTATTTGTTGGTGATGGAATTAATGATACACCGGTATTGGCGAGGGCAGATGTAGGAATTGCAATGGGCGGACTTGGCTCTGATGCTGCCATTGAAGCAGCGGATATTGTCATCATGACCGATGAGCCATCAAAGATCACAACGGCTATTCGGATAGCGAAGAGGACAAGAAAAATAGTGTGGCAAAATATCATTTTTGCTCTCGGAGTGAAGGCAGTTTTCTTACTGCTAGGTGCATTCGGCATTGCAACGATGTGGGAAGCGGTATTCTCAGACGTTGGGGTTACTTTGTTGGCTGTATTAAATGCAGTACGAGTAATGAAAAGCTCATAA
- a CDS encoding ArsR/SmtB family transcription factor — protein MEQKAPLIEDCDTTCLGSQDDYKQVKTEMIEEHVAVQVADWFKAFSDPTRVKIIHALLQRELCVHDLTVLLEMGQSAISHQLRYLRNMRIVKRRKEGKTVFYSLDDTHIEQIFTQTLQHTMHEN, from the coding sequence ATGGAGCAGAAAGCCCCCCTTATTGAAGATTGTGATACTACATGTCTTGGCTCTCAGGATGATTATAAACAAGTAAAGACTGAAATGATTGAAGAACATGTGGCAGTTCAAGTAGCAGACTGGTTTAAGGCATTTAGTGACCCTACTCGAGTTAAAATAATTCATGCTTTATTACAGAGAGAACTATGTGTTCATGATCTTACTGTTCTTCTTGAAATGGGACAGTCCGCGATTTCTCACCAGCTGCGTTATTTACGAAATATGAGAATCGTTAAGCGTCGGAAAGAGGGAAAGACTGTTTTTTATTCATTAGATGATACTCATATTGAACAAATTTTCACGCAAACCCTTCAGCATACTATGCATGAAAATTAA
- a CDS encoding flavin-containing monooxygenase, which translates to MPKMYDVIIIGGGQAGLVSAYYLKQNSINFLILDSQKSIGDTWRSRYDSLHLFTPRMYSSLPGMDLAGDPQGLPHKDELADYLNDYAKHLEFPIQGNTQVLSLTKEGGTFKLITTQGEFVTKNVIVATGPFQKPHIPLFSKALSNSVIQLHSSQYKNEKQLKKGVVLVVGAGNSGAQIACELASNYEVHLSASGKINYKPLHILGKSIFWYFNKLGFLTAHRKSTLGKWLYKQPEQIYGKELELLIRQEKIKLHLRTNKIYKDQVYFENEESPIHIDNVIWATGFKRDDQWIDIIEAFKEGEIEHSEGVSVVEGLYFVGLPWQTCRGSALVGWGKYDAQRIVDHIVNHKNS; encoded by the coding sequence ATTCCCAAAATGTATGATGTTATTATTATTGGTGGAGGACAAGCAGGACTAGTATCAGCTTACTATCTAAAACAAAATTCAATCAATTTCTTAATTTTAGATAGTCAAAAGTCGATTGGGGATACTTGGAGAAGTCGTTATGACTCCTTGCATCTGTTCACACCTAGAATGTACAGTAGCTTACCAGGTATGGATTTAGCAGGTGATCCTCAGGGGTTGCCGCATAAGGATGAACTTGCAGATTATCTAAATGATTATGCTAAACATTTAGAGTTCCCTATTCAAGGAAATACACAAGTTTTATCTTTAACTAAGGAGGGGGGCACATTCAAGCTCATTACAACTCAAGGAGAATTCGTTACTAAAAATGTAATTGTAGCTACAGGCCCTTTCCAGAAGCCACATATTCCGTTATTCAGCAAAGCTCTTAGCAATTCAGTAATACAATTGCATTCCTCACAATATAAAAACGAGAAGCAACTTAAGAAAGGTGTTGTACTAGTTGTAGGTGCAGGAAACTCCGGAGCTCAAATAGCATGCGAATTAGCTTCAAACTATGAAGTGCATCTCTCTGCAAGTGGAAAAATAAATTACAAACCTTTACATATACTAGGGAAGAGTATCTTCTGGTATTTTAACAAATTAGGTTTCTTAACAGCTCATCGAAAGAGTACGCTAGGTAAATGGTTATACAAACAACCTGAACAGATCTATGGGAAAGAATTAGAGTTACTAATAAGGCAAGAGAAAATTAAACTACATTTGAGAACTAATAAGATATATAAAGATCAGGTTTACTTTGAGAACGAAGAATCTCCAATACATATTGATAATGTTATTTGGGCTACTGGTTTTAAACGTGATGATCAATGGATAGATATTATTGAGGCGTTTAAAGAAGGGGAGATTGAACACTCGGAGGGGGTATCCGTAGTCGAGGGGCTATATTTCGTTGGTTTACCATGGCAGACCTGTAGAGGATCTGCACTTGTTGGATGGGGTAAATATGATGCTCAGAGAATTGTTGATCATATTGTTAATCATAAGAATAGTTAA
- a CDS encoding disulfide oxidoreductase, protein MVVLRDQTLYLAWIVAVTATLGSLYFSEIRGFIPCELCWYQRILMYPLSILLGIAAFYSDKNIKKYVLPLSIFGACLSLFHYLQQKLPGFASIKPCTSGVPCNIQYINWLNFITIPFLALTAFTFISLLLILTKAK, encoded by the coding sequence ATGGTGGTTTTACGAGACCAAACATTATACTTGGCTTGGATTGTTGCAGTGACTGCTACGTTAGGGAGTCTATATTTTAGTGAAATAAGAGGATTTATTCCTTGTGAATTGTGTTGGTATCAAAGAATACTTATGTATCCTTTAAGTATCCTTTTAGGAATTGCCGCTTTTTACAGCGACAAAAATATAAAAAAATATGTACTTCCCTTATCCATCTTTGGTGCCTGTCTATCCTTGTTTCACTATTTGCAGCAGAAGCTACCTGGCTTTGCATCTATTAAACCGTGTACTAGTGGTGTACCATGTAATATTCAGTACATCAACTGGCTTAACTTTATTACAATCCCTTTCCTAGCGCTAACCGCCTTTACCTTCATTTCATTATTATTAATACTAACCAAGGCAAAGTAA
- a CDS encoding thioredoxin domain-containing protein, which produces MNNTRQLSKKLVIFTSLIIILLLSLFLINQMNQKSENPAMVFEDAPVTENQPTLGSKESKVSIVEFGDFKCPSCKAWEEEMKPRITKDFIETGKASFSYINVLFHEEESRTGALAAEAIWIQDPEAYWTFHKELFNAQPQTEQHDELWLTSEKVLEIAKQFTPTIYLQKLENDMKSMQIQEQVNIDNELVLKYNVQQTPTIMINNVMVSNPFDYDEISSLINAQLKE; this is translated from the coding sequence ATGAATAACACACGTCAATTGTCAAAAAAATTAGTTATCTTCACTTCACTAATCATTATTTTATTACTTTCATTATTTTTGATAAACCAAATGAATCAAAAATCAGAAAATCCAGCAATGGTATTCGAAGACGCACCTGTGACAGAGAACCAACCAACTTTGGGGAGTAAGGAATCTAAAGTATCTATTGTAGAGTTTGGAGATTTTAAATGTCCGTCCTGCAAGGCATGGGAAGAGGAAATGAAGCCAAGAATTACGAAGGACTTTATCGAAACAGGTAAAGCTTCATTCTCATACATAAATGTTCTTTTTCATGAAGAAGAGTCGAGGACTGGAGCGCTTGCGGCAGAAGCTATTTGGATACAAGATCCTGAAGCGTATTGGACATTTCATAAAGAGCTATTCAATGCACAACCACAAACAGAGCAGCATGATGAACTTTGGTTAACATCAGAGAAAGTTTTGGAAATTGCTAAGCAGTTCACGCCAACAATTTATCTTCAGAAACTGGAGAATGATATGAAAAGTATGCAAATCCAGGAGCAAGTTAATATAGATAATGAACTAGTACTTAAATATAACGTACAGCAAACACCTACAATTATGATAAATAATGTAATGGTATCTAACCCATTTGATTATGATGAGATTTCTAGCTTAATAAACGCTCAACTTAAGGAGTAA